From the Sphingobacteruim zhuxiongii genome, the window AGATATTGATAAGAAAAAGACTACATGAGACTTCCTAAACCTTAATTTAGGATCAAGTACAAAAGTTGTGGAGGGGATAAAAAATAAATAGATATTTGTGCTTTGAACTTTTAGAGAGATGCACGATTCATTTAAAGCTTTAATACCCCTTATCATTCCTGAAGGAGTTTCCAATTATTTTGAGATGACCCACCATTCTCAAGGCGAGGGTCGCTTAGATATTTTCCTAGAAGAGATGAATATTATCCCAGAGGAATTTGAACACAATAAACTAGTTTCAAAAGGCTTTTATGAACCTGTAACCCTGCAAGATTTTCCTATTCGCGGACAGCAGGTCTATCTTCATGTCAAACGACGCAGATGGCTTAACCAGGATACTGATCAAGTGGTTTACAGGAATTGGGAATTAGTAGCTAAAGGAACGCGGATCACACAGGATTTCGCGGCTTTTTTAAAAGGTATCAGCGGACAGCCAAGCACATAGCATCCAGACCATCAGTTCATTTTATGGAATATCAGCCAGTAAATTAAGGAGATATTACCGCAATAAACTAAGCGGTTTCCAGGATTGGGAGCATCGCGAAAACGCAAGGGATGGATTGATCTTCCCCCAAAATATCAGCGGCCATCTTTCCATTGACGAGACCTGCCTATCCCATGGGGAGCTCTATACCGTTGTTACCAACAAAGAAGCACATGGTAAAAAGGGGACTATTGTCGCTATACTAAGCGGCACAAAATCAGAGAACATTATCCCCATTCTTCAAAAGATTCAACATCGATTACGCAATAAAGTTCAGGAGATAACACTTGATCTAGCTGGTAATATGGGACTGATAGCCAAAAGATGCTTTTCCAATGCTGTTCAGGTAATAGACCGTTTCCATGTCCAGCAATTAGCCACTGAAGCGCTTCAAGAAATAAGGATAAAGCACCGCTGGCAGGCAATAGAGGAGGAAAACCAAGCTATTGAAGCGGCTAGGAAAGTGAAAGAAACCTATCTGCCAAAACTATTACCCAATGGAGATACCGTAAAACAAATGCTGGCAAGAAGCCGGTACCTGCTTTATAAGAGTGAACATAAATGGACTTTAGAACAAAGAGAAAGGGCGGGTGTACTATTTGAACGATATCCGGATGTTGGAAAGGCCTATAGGCTAGCTCAGGAACTCTCTTGGATCTTCAACACAACAATTGATAAGATCTATGCCTTTACCAGACTAGCTAAATGGGCGGATAAAGTTGAACAAGCTGGCTTCAGGTCATTCAATACCGTCTCCAGAACCATAAATATCCATCACAAAAAAATATTGAACTACTTCGACAACAGAAGTACTAATGCATCCGCAGAGTCTTTCAATGCAAAGATAAAAGCTTTCAGAAGTCAGTTTAGGGGAGTAGGGGATATCAATTTCTTCCTGTTCAGATTGACCAAATTATTTGCTTAATCCACAACTTTTGTACTTGATCCTTAATTTACCGATCCTAATAACAAATTGAAAAATAAGCGATTTCGTCCGAACTATTTAGGAAACAAAAAAAAGCCACCGTTGTAAAACGGTGGCTTTTTAGTCGGGGTGGCAGGATTCGAACCTACGACCTCCACATCCCAAATGTGGCGCGATACCGGGCTACGCT encodes:
- a CDS encoding ISAon1 family transposase N-terminal region protein, whose product is MHDSFKALIPLIIPEGVSNYFEMTHHSQGEGRLDIFLEEMNIIPEEFEHNKLVSKGFYEPVTLQDFPIRGQQVYLHVKRRRWLNQDTDQVVYRNWELVAKGTRITQDFAAFLKGISGQPST
- a CDS encoding ISAon1 family transposase, whose product is MSASKLRRYYRNKLSGFQDWEHRENARDGLIFPQNISGHLSIDETCLSHGELYTVVTNKEAHGKKGTIVAILSGTKSENIIPILQKIQHRLRNKVQEITLDLAGNMGLIAKRCFSNAVQVIDRFHVQQLATEALQEIRIKHRWQAIEEENQAIEAARKVKETYLPKLLPNGDTVKQMLARSRYLLYKSEHKWTLEQRERAGVLFERYPDVGKAYRLAQELSWIFNTTIDKIYAFTRLAKWADKVEQAGFRSFNTVSRTINIHHKKILNYFDNRSTNASAESFNAKIKAFRSQFRGVGDINFFLFRLTKLFA